The following proteins are co-located in the Microplitis demolitor isolate Queensland-Clemson2020A chromosome 3, iyMicDemo2.1a, whole genome shotgun sequence genome:
- the LOC103576227 gene encoding CREB-regulated transcription coactivator 1 isoform X2, whose amino-acid sequence MANPRKFSEKIALLNQKQAEETAAFEAIMREVSDVTSRVASASSSVGASPTGSGVPETPLSVKSAGASPPQSSGSKHLHISIGNQFRAGGSLPNVNNNIENRDTAKDPSPNSAAIHSIDLKTALNNLEEMQHNPMMYRGTERGRSLGVGPMRSRPMEKRYDTSPYSGTYLSPPPDTWRRTNSDSALHQSANEACQSNSTIPHRRDQHGMGNTTNDNRDGHHGFIERPRSSCEMPRVPGIHIYPSSQPPGPQTPIGNNTGSLPDLSNVHFPSPLHTPLDHEDHSSSTQYSNNHLSVPVNSRFLHTMKHGVTLENSTNNSQQDLRSYGQQTAQQPPSTSHSPGHHYIYQQPHSPVPPQSPNGSQSHQLNSLGSYRTNQPVNRPSPQSSPSITLQGSPLSYSNNPSAPPSPTGHPGSTGLTSDSLDQNSYFLTQVQAAALQQTFEQFNMTDTSLDPNSIGSYIGSSNDTSSFTHNDMINVGGELGSNDTSYYSTSPQMAYQPRTPTTTQQLTPQTPNTPTIILTDFSGTDDLTKDLGSSISSDFDPDLFASDEALRQGLGPIDLDGLQMLTDPDTVISDANAEDHFRLDCL is encoded by the exons ATGGCGAATCCACGGAAATTCAGTGAAAAGATTGCGCTCCTCAACCAAAAACAGGCTGAGGAAACTGCTGCATTTGAAGCCATCATGAGAGAAGTTTCTGATGTTACTAGCAGG GTGGCGTCAGCAAGCAGTTCAGTAGGAGCAAGTCCTACTGGAAGTGGTGTACCAGAGACACCATTGTCTGTGAAGAGTGCTGGTGCAAGTCCTCCTCAATCAAGTGGCAGTAAGCACCTGCACATAAGCATTGGGAATCAGTTCAGAGCTGGGGGTTCCTTGCCCAACGTTAACAACAACATTGAAAATCGAGATACTGCTAAAGATCCTTCTCCAAACTCTGCTGCTATTCACTCTATCGACCTTaag actgCGCTGAATAACTTGGAGGAGATGCAGCACAATCCAATGATGTATCGTGGTACCGAACGTGGTAGGAGTCTGGGAGTAGGTCCTATGAGATCACGACCCATGGAAAAAAGGTACGACACCTCGCCGTACAGTGGTACATATTTATCACCACCACCTGACACCTGGCGAAGAACAAATTCCGATTCAGCGCTGCACCAGAGTGCCAATGAAGCTTGCCAATCTAACTCCACGATTCCTCATCGACGAG ATCAACATGGAATGGGTAATACGACGAATGACAACAGAGATGGACATCATGGGTTTATTGAGAGACCAAGATCTTCCTGCGAGATGCCAAGAGTGCCAGGCATCCA taTATATCCGAGTTCACAACCACCAGGACCACAAACGCCTATTGGTAATAATACCGGATCTCTACCAGATCTTAGTAATGTTCACTTTCCGTCGCCTCTTCATACGCCGTTAGACCACGAGGATCACTCGAGTAGTACACAGTACAGTAAT AACCATTTATCAGTGCCAGTTAACTCTAGATTTCTTCATACAATGAAG catGGCGTGACGTTGGAAAATAGTACAAATAATTCGCAACAGGATTTACGCTCGTACGGACAACAAACTGCTCAGCAACCACCCTCTACATCTCACAGTCCTGGTCACCACTATATTTATCAACAGCCGCACAGTCCTGTGCCGCCACAAAGTCCT AATGGATCACAGTCCCACCAACTTAATTCCTTAGGATCGTATCGCACTAATCAACCAGTAAATCGACCGTCTCCTCAATCGTCGCCCAGTATAACCCTTCAG GGTAGCCCTTTAAGCTACAGCAATAATCCCTCAGCACCACCGAGTCCTACAGGTCATCCGGGATCAACGGGTCTCACCTCCGATAGTCTAGATCAAAATAGTTATTTCCTCACTCAGGTGCAAGCTGCGGCGCTTCAGCAGACCTTCGAACAATTCAACATG ACGGATACGTCGTTGGATCCAAATTCCATTGGGTCATATATTGGGTCTTCAAATGACACCTCTAGTTTTACTCAT AATGACATGATTAATGTCGGTGGTGAGTTGGGTAGCAACGACACGAGCTACTACAGCACGAGTCCTCAGATGGCGTATCAACCCAGGACGCCTACGACGACGCAACAACTAACGCCTCAAACGCCAAATACACCTACAATTATATTGACCG atttcTCGGGCACTGATGACTTAACGAAAGATCTCGGCTCATCGATATCCAGCGACTTTGATCCAGACCTGTTTGCTTCGGATGAAGCTCTGAGACAGGGCTTAGGACCGATCGACCTGGACGGCTTGCAGATGCTCACTGATCCTGACACGGTGATATCTGACGCAAATGCCGAAGATCACTTTAGATTAGATTGTCTTTAA
- the LOC103576227 gene encoding CREB-regulated transcription coactivator 1 isoform X3 translates to MANPRKFSEKIALLNQKQAEETAAFEAIMREVSDVTSRTALNNLEEMQHNPMMYRGTERGRSLGVGPMRSRPMEKRYDTSPYSGTYLSPPPDTWRRTNSDSALHQSANEACQSNSTIPHRRGSDTYQHGMGNTTNDNRDGHHGFIERPRSSCEMPRVPGIHIYPSSQPPGPQTPIGNNTGSLPDLSNVHFPSPLHTPLDHEDHSSSTQYSNNHLSVPVNSRFLHTMKHGVTLENSTNNSQQDLRSYGQQTAQQPPSTSHSPGHHYIYQQPHSPVPPQSPNGSQSHQLNSLGSYRTNQPVNRPSPQSSPSITLQGSPLSYSNNPSAPPSPTGHPGSTGLTSDSLDQNSYFLTQVQAAALQQTFEQFNMTDTSLDPNSIGSYIGSSNDTSSFTHNDMINVGGELGSNDTSYYSTSPQMAYQPRTPTTTQQLTPQTPNTPTIILTDFSGTDDLTKDLGSSISSDFDPDLFASDEALRQGLGPIDLDGLQMLTDPDTVISDANAEDHFRLDCL, encoded by the exons ATGGCGAATCCACGGAAATTCAGTGAAAAGATTGCGCTCCTCAACCAAAAACAGGCTGAGGAAACTGCTGCATTTGAAGCCATCATGAGAGAAGTTTCTGATGTTACTAGCAGG actgCGCTGAATAACTTGGAGGAGATGCAGCACAATCCAATGATGTATCGTGGTACCGAACGTGGTAGGAGTCTGGGAGTAGGTCCTATGAGATCACGACCCATGGAAAAAAGGTACGACACCTCGCCGTACAGTGGTACATATTTATCACCACCACCTGACACCTGGCGAAGAACAAATTCCGATTCAGCGCTGCACCAGAGTGCCAATGAAGCTTGCCAATCTAACTCCACGATTCCTCATCGACGAGGTAGCGATACAT ATCAACATGGAATGGGTAATACGACGAATGACAACAGAGATGGACATCATGGGTTTATTGAGAGACCAAGATCTTCCTGCGAGATGCCAAGAGTGCCAGGCATCCA taTATATCCGAGTTCACAACCACCAGGACCACAAACGCCTATTGGTAATAATACCGGATCTCTACCAGATCTTAGTAATGTTCACTTTCCGTCGCCTCTTCATACGCCGTTAGACCACGAGGATCACTCGAGTAGTACACAGTACAGTAAT AACCATTTATCAGTGCCAGTTAACTCTAGATTTCTTCATACAATGAAG catGGCGTGACGTTGGAAAATAGTACAAATAATTCGCAACAGGATTTACGCTCGTACGGACAACAAACTGCTCAGCAACCACCCTCTACATCTCACAGTCCTGGTCACCACTATATTTATCAACAGCCGCACAGTCCTGTGCCGCCACAAAGTCCT AATGGATCACAGTCCCACCAACTTAATTCCTTAGGATCGTATCGCACTAATCAACCAGTAAATCGACCGTCTCCTCAATCGTCGCCCAGTATAACCCTTCAG GGTAGCCCTTTAAGCTACAGCAATAATCCCTCAGCACCACCGAGTCCTACAGGTCATCCGGGATCAACGGGTCTCACCTCCGATAGTCTAGATCAAAATAGTTATTTCCTCACTCAGGTGCAAGCTGCGGCGCTTCAGCAGACCTTCGAACAATTCAACATG ACGGATACGTCGTTGGATCCAAATTCCATTGGGTCATATATTGGGTCTTCAAATGACACCTCTAGTTTTACTCAT AATGACATGATTAATGTCGGTGGTGAGTTGGGTAGCAACGACACGAGCTACTACAGCACGAGTCCTCAGATGGCGTATCAACCCAGGACGCCTACGACGACGCAACAACTAACGCCTCAAACGCCAAATACACCTACAATTATATTGACCG atttcTCGGGCACTGATGACTTAACGAAAGATCTCGGCTCATCGATATCCAGCGACTTTGATCCAGACCTGTTTGCTTCGGATGAAGCTCTGAGACAGGGCTTAGGACCGATCGACCTGGACGGCTTGCAGATGCTCACTGATCCTGACACGGTGATATCTGACGCAAATGCCGAAGATCACTTTAGATTAGATTGTCTTTAA
- the LOC103576224 gene encoding uncharacterized protein LOC103576224, producing MLLYNIYKNVCNNPRVRYYGVITANKLIKKLDNNKLPNHSCLREKKLINSVLKTSNYGVKKFYSVQPDEEAHFVRLPALTDDPLILMPNFFKTLKSSYNLHVVIRGSLDNDFDMVEFAEGSKQAVEVVSHALAEEDYDSLQGLVIPDVIEKLRKRISLLSEAQKKLIPIKKEEIYAMFPYTIDVRREGVEDRERIFVDITMAYYSLRGFEEMQKKGELPPLQMGIMPEYREKIYLSNYRFTREFTENVESSWIVTMCNELMLVTA from the exons atgttactttataatatttacaagaATGTTTGTAATAATCCACGTGTTCGTTATTACGGAGTAATAACagctaataaattaattaaaaaactagataataataaattacctaaTCACTCATGTttgcgggaaaaaaaattaataaattcagttttaaaaacatcaaattacggggtcaaaaaattttacagtgTCCAGCCAGATGAGGAAGCACATTTTGTCCGGCTTCCAGCTTTGACAgatgatcctttaattttaatgccgaatttttttaaaactctcaAAAGCTCTTATAATCTTCACGTGGTGATAAGAGGCTCGCTTGATAATGATTTTGATATGGTGGAATTCGCTGAAGGGTCCAAGCAA gcAGTCGAAGTTGTATCACACGCTCTTGCTGAAGAAGACTATGACAGTCTCCAAGGTTTAGTTATTCCAGATGTAATTGAGAAGCTGAGGAAAAGAATATCACTGTTATCAGaagcacaaaaaaaattaattcccaTTAAAAAAGAAGAGATTTATGCAATGTTTCCATATACGATTGATGTTCGTCGTGAAGGAGTTGAAG ataGAGAAAGAATATTTGTTGATATAACAATGGCATACTATAGCCTGAGAGGTTTTGAGGAAATGCAAAAGAAAGGCGAATTACCACCACTTCAAATGGGAATTATGCCAGAGTAccgtgaaaaaatatatttatctaattatcGATTTACCCGAGAGTTCACTGAAAATGTAGAATCATCATGGATAGTTACTATGTGTAATGAATTAATGTTAGTAACCGCg taa
- the LOC103576227 gene encoding CREB-regulated transcription coactivator 1 isoform X1, with translation MANPRKFSEKIALLNQKQAEETAAFEAIMREVSDVTSRVASASSSVGASPTGSGVPETPLSVKSAGASPPQSSGSKHLHISIGNQFRAGGSLPNVNNNIENRDTAKDPSPNSAAIHSIDLKTALNNLEEMQHNPMMYRGTERGRSLGVGPMRSRPMEKRYDTSPYSGTYLSPPPDTWRRTNSDSALHQSANEACQSNSTIPHRRGSDTYQHGMGNTTNDNRDGHHGFIERPRSSCEMPRVPGIHIYPSSQPPGPQTPIGNNTGSLPDLSNVHFPSPLHTPLDHEDHSSSTQYSNNHLSVPVNSRFLHTMKHGVTLENSTNNSQQDLRSYGQQTAQQPPSTSHSPGHHYIYQQPHSPVPPQSPNGSQSHQLNSLGSYRTNQPVNRPSPQSSPSITLQGSPLSYSNNPSAPPSPTGHPGSTGLTSDSLDQNSYFLTQVQAAALQQTFEQFNMTDTSLDPNSIGSYIGSSNDTSSFTHNDMINVGGELGSNDTSYYSTSPQMAYQPRTPTTTQQLTPQTPNTPTIILTDFSGTDDLTKDLGSSISSDFDPDLFASDEALRQGLGPIDLDGLQMLTDPDTVISDANAEDHFRLDCL, from the exons ATGGCGAATCCACGGAAATTCAGTGAAAAGATTGCGCTCCTCAACCAAAAACAGGCTGAGGAAACTGCTGCATTTGAAGCCATCATGAGAGAAGTTTCTGATGTTACTAGCAGG GTGGCGTCAGCAAGCAGTTCAGTAGGAGCAAGTCCTACTGGAAGTGGTGTACCAGAGACACCATTGTCTGTGAAGAGTGCTGGTGCAAGTCCTCCTCAATCAAGTGGCAGTAAGCACCTGCACATAAGCATTGGGAATCAGTTCAGAGCTGGGGGTTCCTTGCCCAACGTTAACAACAACATTGAAAATCGAGATACTGCTAAAGATCCTTCTCCAAACTCTGCTGCTATTCACTCTATCGACCTTaag actgCGCTGAATAACTTGGAGGAGATGCAGCACAATCCAATGATGTATCGTGGTACCGAACGTGGTAGGAGTCTGGGAGTAGGTCCTATGAGATCACGACCCATGGAAAAAAGGTACGACACCTCGCCGTACAGTGGTACATATTTATCACCACCACCTGACACCTGGCGAAGAACAAATTCCGATTCAGCGCTGCACCAGAGTGCCAATGAAGCTTGCCAATCTAACTCCACGATTCCTCATCGACGAGGTAGCGATACAT ATCAACATGGAATGGGTAATACGACGAATGACAACAGAGATGGACATCATGGGTTTATTGAGAGACCAAGATCTTCCTGCGAGATGCCAAGAGTGCCAGGCATCCA taTATATCCGAGTTCACAACCACCAGGACCACAAACGCCTATTGGTAATAATACCGGATCTCTACCAGATCTTAGTAATGTTCACTTTCCGTCGCCTCTTCATACGCCGTTAGACCACGAGGATCACTCGAGTAGTACACAGTACAGTAAT AACCATTTATCAGTGCCAGTTAACTCTAGATTTCTTCATACAATGAAG catGGCGTGACGTTGGAAAATAGTACAAATAATTCGCAACAGGATTTACGCTCGTACGGACAACAAACTGCTCAGCAACCACCCTCTACATCTCACAGTCCTGGTCACCACTATATTTATCAACAGCCGCACAGTCCTGTGCCGCCACAAAGTCCT AATGGATCACAGTCCCACCAACTTAATTCCTTAGGATCGTATCGCACTAATCAACCAGTAAATCGACCGTCTCCTCAATCGTCGCCCAGTATAACCCTTCAG GGTAGCCCTTTAAGCTACAGCAATAATCCCTCAGCACCACCGAGTCCTACAGGTCATCCGGGATCAACGGGTCTCACCTCCGATAGTCTAGATCAAAATAGTTATTTCCTCACTCAGGTGCAAGCTGCGGCGCTTCAGCAGACCTTCGAACAATTCAACATG ACGGATACGTCGTTGGATCCAAATTCCATTGGGTCATATATTGGGTCTTCAAATGACACCTCTAGTTTTACTCAT AATGACATGATTAATGTCGGTGGTGAGTTGGGTAGCAACGACACGAGCTACTACAGCACGAGTCCTCAGATGGCGTATCAACCCAGGACGCCTACGACGACGCAACAACTAACGCCTCAAACGCCAAATACACCTACAATTATATTGACCG atttcTCGGGCACTGATGACTTAACGAAAGATCTCGGCTCATCGATATCCAGCGACTTTGATCCAGACCTGTTTGCTTCGGATGAAGCTCTGAGACAGGGCTTAGGACCGATCGACCTGGACGGCTTGCAGATGCTCACTGATCCTGACACGGTGATATCTGACGCAAATGCCGAAGATCACTTTAGATTAGATTGTCTTTAA
- the LOC103576222 gene encoding mucosa-associated lymphoid tissue lymphoma translocation protein 1 codes for MYKFDEKLEIECLPAVIYKQLVDELNYNDDWIILAEYVAQQIGFKGSSWIKLLDDKKNFKQTPAENLLCELNIRMCTVRTLGELLENCQLLRALSIICERQSLIITRQPNCDGTDEVEVDLGKYLKLKCQATGLPPPVYTWYHENLPLETQNKEELSVVINSTDQEGDYKCQVTQVNIEDLIVDQLMSNSVYLKIKSTPVIITKQPLSVIEVQINGTLKLSCLADSHPAPNYQWFHNNTKLDVQKSNELVIEKFTSQNEGKYYCHIYNSVSEAYTEKSNVMIELPREKAVAKIALLVANENYYYQEKLKTPQKDVAKLGQLLEQIGFQVICLLNLTTAQMKNAMKFFSSLLCEGVYGLFYFAGHGFKMQESYMLAVDAPSNFLRTDAICESELLAMILPKDPALLVVILDTCQTVPPKELNPEIHKEIPKVNEYRSNKNLRNLIQAYSTSSHRPSYERFSTECGLYVTHLSKFITRDIPVQKVFEETGKSIDIWFEGKERNQIPMFALTVTKPYRLIDAIYAGKSFDVINNLKDITTFPTKKIDLCFKQTGINCKLVIAQLIKPYFNFIKLILIGLDDDVTVNLYNSVKLERNNLYRSSQRNEFHLHNPQINKGPIVVSIERGGTSFGATLFQVTDHIPPLLRNL; via the exons atgtacaaGTTTGatgaaaaacttgaaattgaGTGTTTGCCGGCGGTTATTTACAAACAACTTGTTGatgaattgaattataatgATGACTGGATTATATTGGCTGAGTATGTGGCACAACAGATTGGATTTAAAGG tTCGAGttggataaaattattagatgacaaaaaaaattttaaacagacaccagctgaaaatttattatgtgaatTAAATATACGAATGTGCACAGTAAGAACTTTAGGTGAATTATTAGAAAACTGCCAACTATTACGAGCACTTTCGATTATTTGCGAGCGTCAATCTTTAATTATCACAAGACAGCCCAACTGTGATGGAACTGACGAAGTAGAAGTAGATTTAggaaagtatttaaaattaaaatgtcaagCTACGGGATTACCACCACCTGTTTACACCTGGTACCATGAGAACCTTCCGTTGGAAACCCAAAATAAGGAAGAACTGAGCGTTGTCATCAATAGTACTGATCAAGAAGGAGACTACAAATGTCAAGTAACTCAAGTTAATATAGAAGACTTAATTGTTGATCAATTAATGTCCAATTCAGTTtatctcaaaataaaatcgacacctgttattattactaaacaaCCATTATCGGTAATTGAAGTGCAAATTAACGGTACACTTAAATTAAGTTGTCTGGCAGACAGTCATCCAGCGCCTAATTATCAATGGTTTCATAATAACACTAAATTAGATGttcaaaaatcaaatgaacttgttatagaaaaatttaccaGTCAAAATGAAGGAAAGTATTACTGTCATATCTACAATAGTGTCAGTGAAGCGTATACTGAAAAAAGTAATGTCATG ATCGAGTTACCTCGGGAAAAGGCAGTAGCTAAGATAGCATTGCTTGTAGCCaacgaaaattattattatcaagaaaaattaaagacaCCACAAAAAGATGTAGCTAAACTTGGACAACTTCTTGAGCAAATTGGATTCCAAGTTATTTGTTTACTCAATTTGACGACAGCACAAATGAAAAAtgctatgaaattttttagctcATTGCTTTGTGAAGGTGTCTATG gtttattttattttgctggCCATGGTTTTAAGATGCAAGAAAGTTATATGCTTGCAGTAGACGCtccgagtaattttttaagaaccGATGCAATATGCGAGAGTGAATTACTTGCCATGATTCTTCCGAAAGATCCAGCGCTGCTAGTTGTGATTCTCGACACGTGTCAAACAGTTCCTCCAAA agaattaaatcCTGAAATTCATAAGGAAATTCCTAAAGTTAATGAATAcagaagtaataaaaatcttagaaatttaattcaagCCTACTCGACATCTAGCCATCGTCCGAGTTACGAAAGATTTAGTACTGAATGTGGATTGTATGTAACTCAtttgagtaaatttataacaagaGATATACCAGtacaaaaagtatttgaagaAACTGGAAAAT CGATTGATATCTGGTTTGAGGGGAAAGAAAGAAATCAAATTCCGATGTTTGCTTTGACAGTAACGAAACCTTATCGTCTTATTGACGCTATTTACgctg gaaAAAGTTTTGacgttatcaataatttaaaagacatTACAACTTTTCCgactaaaaaaatcgatttatgtttcaaacaaactggaataaaTTGTAAACTTGTTATCGCACAATTAATTAAaccttattttaattttataaagttaattCTTATTGGTCTAGACGATGATGTCACTGTTAATCTGTATAACTCTGTAAAAttagaaagaaataatttatatcgcAGCTctcagagaaatgaatttcatCTACACAATCCACAAATCAATAAA ggTCCAATTGTCGTATCGATTGAGAGAGGCGGCACTTCATTTGGCGCAACATTATTCCAAGTTACTGATCATATCCCTCCGTTATTACGCAACTTgtga
- the LOC103576226 gene encoding general odorant-binding protein 69a, with protein sequence MVRVILNYIFFGLLLQTFLVSAKLPDWVPAEVIDMAQGEKGRCMSEHGTTEDMINAVNEGNIPNDPKLTCYMFCLFESFSIIDEDGVLEYGMLTEMFPDDIKAKAETVLSGCAEQAGADNCEKVYKIATCVQSKSPDMWFMI encoded by the exons ATGGTGAGGGTGATACTGAATTACATTTTCTTCGGCTTGCTTTTGCAAACTTTCCTCGTTTCTGCAAAG TTACCCGACTGGGTACCTGCAGAAGTAATTGACATGGCTCAAGGAGAGAAGGGTAGATGTATGTCTGAGCATGGAACAACAGAAg aTATGATTAATGCGGTTAACGAAGGTAATATTCCGAATGACCCTAAGCTAACTTGTTACATGTTTTGTCTGTTTGAATCCTTCAGTata attgatGAAGACGGCGTACTGGAATATGGAATGCTTACTGAAATGTTTCCAGATGATATAAAAGCTAAAGCAGAAACTGTTCTTTCAGGTTGTGCTGAACAAG ctGGAGCTGATAACTgtgaaaaagtatataaaatagctACATGTGTCCAAAGCAAATCTCCTGAc ATGTggtttatgatttaa